In one Vicinamibacterales bacterium genomic region, the following are encoded:
- a CDS encoding carbohydrate-binding family 9-like protein, translating into MKVVISVLTVLCLVPVTTRYDGAVNAQPAERPRLSVKPTPDFEVTGTGDHPGWQATEWTTLRRRQPDGHPYETRSKVLYSKTGLYFLMDAADRTLTAAMKEDFMDLWNEDVFEVFLWTDERYPIYFEYQISPLNRELAILVPNFGGQFLGWRPWHYERDRLTRKATSTVGGPKTSQAAIDGWRAEFFIPYALLRPLQNVPPKPGTVWRANFYRMDHDAGRRTQWEWAPVGESFHEYQKFGELVFADR; encoded by the coding sequence ATGAAGGTTGTGATCTCCGTCCTGACCGTCCTGTGCCTGGTCCCGGTGACGACCCGCTATGATGGCGCCGTGAACGCGCAGCCCGCGGAGCGTCCCCGTCTGTCGGTCAAGCCGACGCCGGACTTCGAGGTTACCGGGACGGGTGACCATCCCGGCTGGCAGGCGACGGAGTGGACCACGCTCCGCCGGCGCCAGCCGGACGGGCATCCCTACGAGACCCGATCCAAGGTGCTCTATTCGAAGACGGGTTTGTACTTCCTCATGGACGCCGCGGACAGGACGCTCACGGCGGCGATGAAGGAAGACTTCATGGATCTGTGGAACGAGGACGTCTTCGAAGTGTTCCTCTGGACGGACGAGCGCTACCCGATCTACTTCGAGTACCAGATTTCGCCGCTGAACCGCGAACTGGCGATCCTCGTGCCCAACTTCGGCGGCCAGTTTCTCGGCTGGCGGCCGTGGCATTACGAGCGGGACCGCCTCACGCGCAAGGCCACCAGCACCGTTGGCGGACCCAAGACGTCACAGGCCGCGATCGACGGCTGGCGCGCGGAGTTCTTCATTCCCTACGCGCTGCTCCGCCCGCTGCAGAACGTGCCGCCGAAGCCCGGCACCGTCTGGCGCGCGAACTTCTACCGGATGGACCATGACGCCGGCAGGCGGACGCAGTGGGAGTGGGCGCCGGTCGGCGAGAGCTTTCACGAGTACCAGAAGTTCGGCGAGCTGGTGTTCGCGGATCGCTGA
- a CDS encoding lactonase family protein codes for MRRILLGVAGVLAAIVWTGAAAAPRAQTSGDRIVFVGTYTRAPSKGIYAYRLRADGGMTPMGTDGLAAETESPSFLAVHPNQRFLYAVNEVSRYQGRDAGSVSAFSIDRGTGTLTLLNRVSSRGGGPCHVSLDASGKWVFVANYGGGSVAAFPVQDDGRLGDASAFFQHSGSSVNKERQSGPHGHAVTVSPDNRFVLAADLGLDKVLTYRIDPRAGGLAPADPPFSAIAPGSGPRHLAFRPDGKFAYVLSEMLSRVVAMRYDATRGTLTELQTLSTLPEGFAGDNSGAEIAVHPGGRFLYASNRGHDSIAAFRIDAGKGTLTALDRASTQGKTPRNFAIDPSGRLLIAANQNSSTIVVFRIDQATGGLTPAGTTLQVPFPVSVVFVNP; via the coding sequence ATGCGCAGGATTCTCCTCGGCGTTGCCGGCGTGCTGGCCGCCATCGTCTGGACCGGCGCCGCGGCGGCTCCGCGCGCGCAGACGTCCGGCGACCGGATCGTGTTCGTCGGAACCTATACACGGGCACCGAGCAAGGGCATCTACGCGTACCGGCTGCGCGCCGACGGCGGGATGACGCCGATGGGGACCGACGGCCTGGCCGCGGAAACGGAGAGCCCGTCGTTTCTGGCGGTGCACCCGAACCAGCGATTTCTCTACGCGGTGAACGAGGTGTCCAGGTACCAAGGGCGCGACGCCGGGAGCGTCAGCGCCTTCTCGATCGATCGCGGCACCGGCACGCTGACTCTGCTGAATCGGGTCTCGTCGCGCGGCGGCGGGCCGTGCCACGTCTCGCTCGACGCGTCGGGCAAATGGGTGTTCGTCGCGAACTACGGCGGCGGCAGCGTCGCCGCGTTTCCGGTGCAGGACGACGGCCGGCTTGGCGACGCCTCGGCGTTCTTCCAGCACAGCGGCTCGAGCGTGAACAAGGAACGCCAGAGCGGACCGCACGGCCACGCGGTGACGGTGTCGCCCGACAACCGCTTCGTGCTCGCCGCGGATCTCGGCCTCGACAAGGTGCTGACCTACCGGATCGATCCGCGCGCCGGCGGTCTGGCCCCCGCGGATCCGCCGTTCTCCGCGATTGCACCGGGATCCGGTCCGCGGCACCTGGCGTTCCGGCCCGACGGGAAGTTCGCCTACGTCCTGAGCGAGATGCTCTCCCGTGTGGTGGCGATGCGGTATGACGCCACGCGCGGGACGCTGACCGAACTCCAGACGCTCTCCACGCTGCCGGAAGGATTCGCCGGCGACAACAGCGGCGCCGAGATCGCCGTGCACCCGGGCGGCAGGTTCCTCTACGCGTCCAATCGCGGCCACGACAGCATCGCGGCTTTCCGGATCGACGCCGGGAAGGGCACGCTGACGGCGCTCGATCGCGCGTCGACGCAGGGGAAGACGCCGCGCAACTTCGCGATCGATCCGTCCGGGCGTCTCCTGATTGCGGCCAACCAGAACTCGAGCACGATCGTGGTGTTCCGGATCGATCAGGCGACCGGCGGGCTCACGCCGGCGGGAACCACGCTTCAGGTCCCGTTCCCGGTCAGCGTCGTGTTCGTGAATCCCTGA
- a CDS encoding GMC family oxidoreductase, with translation MQIIRNRRIYDVAIIGSGAGGGMAAKVLTEAGADVVMLEAGPMWDPVKDSYMFRWNYDSPRRGAAIPTQQFGEYDAAFGGWTLDGEPYTTAAGDDFFWFRSRMLGGRTNHWGRISLRFGPDDFQRKSIDGLGDNWPITYEDMKPWYDETDRLIGIFGTNLPFRNEPDGIFLPPPKPRCYELLIQQASEKLGVPCVPSRLSILTRPHNGRAACHYCGQCNRGCATHSNFSSPSVLIPPAMKTGRLTIVANAMAREVTVDENGLASGVSYIDKNTVRDNHVRARIVVLAASACETARILLNSKSPKFPQGLANSTGIVGKYLTDSTGTGVTGFIPKMMDNHPHNEDGTGGAHLYMPWWIDNRKLDFPRGYHIEIGGGRRMPGAGFLGNIHAYTGVEASGTPIAFGGYGASLKRDYRRVYGSTVSFAGRGEMIPNPDSWMEIDPRVVDKWGIPVPRFHFKWSDYEIKQAKHMQETFRAIIHEMGGTPLSPMPTAQQNYDLAPGGRIIHEIGVVRMGNDPNTSALNKYCQAHDAKTVFVADGAPFVSQPDKNCTWTILALAMRTANYIAEQRKAGAI, from the coding sequence ATGCAAATCATCCGCAATCGCAGAATTTACGACGTCGCCATCATCGGCTCCGGCGCGGGGGGCGGCATGGCCGCGAAGGTCCTCACCGAAGCCGGGGCCGACGTCGTCATGCTCGAGGCCGGGCCGATGTGGGATCCGGTCAAGGACTCCTACATGTTCCGGTGGAACTACGACAGCCCGCGGCGCGGCGCGGCCATCCCCACCCAGCAGTTCGGGGAGTACGACGCCGCGTTCGGCGGGTGGACCCTCGACGGCGAGCCCTACACCACCGCCGCGGGCGACGACTTCTTCTGGTTCCGATCGCGCATGCTCGGCGGCCGCACCAACCACTGGGGGCGGATCTCGCTGCGCTTCGGGCCCGACGACTTCCAGCGCAAGTCCATTGATGGGCTCGGCGACAACTGGCCGATCACCTACGAGGACATGAAGCCCTGGTACGACGAGACCGATCGGCTGATCGGCATCTTCGGCACCAACCTCCCGTTCCGCAACGAGCCCGACGGCATCTTCCTGCCGCCGCCGAAGCCGCGCTGCTACGAGCTGCTGATCCAGCAGGCGTCGGAGAAGCTGGGGGTTCCCTGCGTGCCGTCGCGGCTGTCGATTCTCACCCGCCCGCACAACGGCCGCGCCGCGTGCCATTACTGCGGCCAGTGCAACCGCGGCTGCGCGACGCACTCGAACTTCTCGTCCCCCTCGGTGCTGATCCCGCCGGCGATGAAGACGGGCAGGCTCACCATCGTCGCCAACGCGATGGCGCGCGAGGTCACCGTGGACGAGAACGGGCTCGCCTCGGGCGTGTCGTACATCGACAAGAACACGGTCCGCGACAATCACGTCCGCGCCCGGATCGTCGTCCTCGCGGCGAGCGCCTGCGAGACCGCCCGCATCCTGCTGAACTCGAAGTCGCCGAAGTTCCCCCAGGGCCTCGCCAACTCCACCGGCATCGTCGGCAAGTACCTGACGGACTCGACCGGCACGGGCGTGACCGGGTTCATCCCGAAGATGATGGACAACCACCCGCACAACGAGGACGGCACCGGCGGCGCCCACCTCTACATGCCGTGGTGGATCGACAACAGGAAGCTGGACTTCCCGCGCGGGTATCACATCGAGATCGGAGGCGGCCGGCGCATGCCGGGCGCCGGCTTCCTCGGCAACATCCACGCCTATACCGGCGTGGAAGCGTCGGGAACGCCGATCGCGTTCGGCGGCTACGGCGCGAGCCTCAAGCGCGACTACCGCCGCGTCTATGGGTCGACCGTCAGCTTCGCCGGACGCGGCGAGATGATTCCGAACCCGGACAGCTGGATGGAAATCGATCCGCGCGTGGTCGACAAGTGGGGCATCCCGGTGCCGCGGTTCCACTTCAAGTGGAGCGACTACGAGATCAAGCAGGCGAAGCACATGCAGGAGACCTTCCGCGCCATCATTCACGAGATGGGCGGGACGCCGCTGTCGCCGATGCCGACGGCGCAGCAGAACTACGATCTCGCGCCCGGCGGCCGCATCATCCACGAAATCGGCGTCGTCCGGATGGGCAACGATCCGAACACCTCGGCGCTGAACAAGTACTGCCAGGCGCACGACGCGAAGACCGTCTTCGTCGCCGACGGCGCCCCGTTCGTGTCGCAGCCGGACAAGAACTGCACGTGGACGATCCTGGCGCTGGCGATGCGCACGGCGAACTACATCGCCGAGCAGCGCAAGGCAGGAGCCATCTGA
- a CDS encoding cupin domain-containing protein encodes MTRRDVAVASIAVLLTLTAVSIASARADVLPSTLFEWSSLSPQPNRTGEVRRVVQQPTATLAELEIHITTLRPGEESHPPHRHPNEEILIVKEGQVEALVNGELKRGGPGSLIFQASNQLHNIKNVGSTPATYHVINWKAK; translated from the coding sequence ATGACGCGTCGAGACGTGGCAGTGGCTTCCATCGCGGTTCTTCTCACGCTGACAGCGGTATCGATCGCGTCCGCACGGGCCGACGTTCTGCCGTCCACACTCTTCGAGTGGTCGAGCTTGAGCCCGCAGCCGAACCGGACCGGCGAAGTGCGGCGGGTCGTGCAGCAGCCCACGGCGACGCTGGCGGAGCTCGAGATTCACATCACGACGCTGCGCCCGGGTGAGGAATCGCACCCGCCGCACCGGCATCCCAACGAAGAGATCCTCATCGTCAAGGAGGGGCAGGTCGAAGCTCTGGTCAACGGCGAGCTGAAACGCGGCGGGCCCGGATCGTTGATCTTCCAGGCGTCGAACCAGCTGCACAACATCAAGAACGTCGGCTCGACGCCCGCCACGTATCACGTGATCAACTGGAAAGCGAAGTGA
- a CDS encoding MFS transporter yields the protein MPSPHRFKLFSMMVLEFFIWGAWYPLIFGYLPSLGFTPAEQTWILSTFPVAAIVGMFFSNQFADRNFAAERFVAASHLIAGLAMISLFWITSFWPFFFALLVHCLLYVPTISITNSIAFAHMQDAQKEFGIVRMGGTIGWIMAAWPMTFILVDWDRVRAANTDGFVSWLGTVLASGLTGPALQQGTKYVFVVAGLASLVLAAFSLTLPHTPPKKVTAGANKFAWLEALRLLSAPFILVLWLVTFIDATVHNLYFNWTGTFLGTPADAGGVGIAGNWIMPVMSIGQVAEILTMAVLGVTLKRLGWRTTMILGILGHAARFAVFAFFPENQALIILINVVHGVAYAFFFATVYIFVDEFFPKDARASAQGLFNLMILGLGPLVANVIGPKLMGETFRTAAGVDFRSLFLVPFSAAVVAAIVLAIFFHPPRTVQAPANARH from the coding sequence ATGCCTTCACCCCATCGCTTCAAACTGTTCTCGATGATGGTGCTCGAGTTCTTCATCTGGGGCGCCTGGTATCCGCTGATCTTCGGCTATCTCCCGAGCCTCGGTTTCACGCCGGCCGAGCAGACCTGGATCCTGAGCACCTTCCCGGTCGCCGCCATCGTCGGCATGTTCTTCAGCAATCAGTTCGCCGACCGCAACTTCGCGGCCGAACGGTTCGTCGCCGCCAGCCATCTGATCGCGGGCCTGGCGATGATCTCGCTGTTCTGGATCACGTCGTTCTGGCCGTTCTTCTTCGCGCTGCTGGTGCACTGCCTCCTCTACGTGCCGACGATCTCGATCACCAACTCGATCGCCTTCGCGCACATGCAGGACGCGCAGAAGGAGTTCGGCATCGTCCGGATGGGCGGCACGATCGGCTGGATCATGGCGGCGTGGCCGATGACCTTCATCCTCGTCGACTGGGATCGGGTGCGCGCGGCCAACACCGACGGCTTCGTCAGCTGGCTGGGCACCGTTCTCGCCTCGGGCCTCACCGGCCCGGCGCTGCAGCAGGGCACGAAGTACGTGTTCGTCGTTGCCGGCCTCGCGTCGCTGGTCCTGGCGGCGTTCAGCCTGACGCTGCCTCACACGCCGCCGAAGAAGGTCACGGCGGGCGCGAACAAGTTCGCCTGGCTCGAGGCGCTGCGGCTGTTGAGCGCGCCGTTCATCCTCGTGCTCTGGCTGGTGACGTTCATCGACGCGACGGTGCACAACCTGTACTTCAACTGGACGGGCACGTTCCTCGGCACGCCGGCCGACGCCGGCGGCGTCGGCATTGCGGGGAACTGGATCATGCCGGTCATGAGCATCGGCCAGGTCGCGGAGATCCTCACGATGGCGGTGCTCGGCGTGACCCTGAAGCGGCTCGGCTGGCGGACGACGATGATCCTCGGGATCCTCGGACATGCGGCGCGCTTTGCCGTGTTCGCGTTCTTCCCCGAGAACCAGGCGCTCATCATCCTGATCAACGTCGTCCACGGCGTCGCCTACGCGTTCTTCTTCGCGACGGTCTACATCTTCGTCGACGAGTTCTTCCCGAAGGACGCGCGCGCGAGCGCGCAGGGGCTGTTCAATCTGATGATCCTCGGCCTCGGTCCGCTCGTCGCGAACGTGATCGGGCCGAAGCTGATGGGCGAGACCTTCCGCACCGCGGCAGGCGTGGACTTCCGCAGCCTCTTCCTGGTGCCCTTCAGCGCTGCGGTCGTCGCGGCGATCGTGCTGGCGATCTTCTTCCATCCGCCGCGCACCGTGCAGGCACCGGCGAACGCCAGGCATTGA
- a CDS encoding gluconate 2-dehydrogenase subunit 3 family protein, producing MDKLNRRTLLKVLGAAPAAAGFTWTEAEAAQAAKSQAARRTGAKPAAFKPKFFTAHEWATVNLLVDIIIPKDERSGSATDAGVPEFMDFMMSDQPGRQTAMRGGLRWIDAQCEKRYDKRFLECTEAERTAVLDDIAWPQKAKPEFLHGVTFFNSFRDLTAAGFWSSKMGVIDLEYTGNTMMPEWPGCPPEALKKLGVG from the coding sequence ATGGATAAGCTGAATCGCAGAACGTTGCTCAAGGTGCTCGGCGCGGCGCCCGCCGCCGCCGGGTTCACCTGGACCGAGGCGGAGGCGGCGCAGGCGGCGAAGTCGCAGGCGGCGCGGCGCACCGGGGCGAAGCCCGCCGCCTTCAAGCCGAAGTTCTTCACCGCGCACGAATGGGCGACGGTGAACCTGCTCGTCGACATCATCATCCCGAAGGACGAGCGCTCGGGCAGCGCCACGGACGCGGGCGTGCCGGAGTTCATGGACTTCATGATGAGCGACCAGCCGGGGCGGCAGACCGCGATGCGCGGCGGGCTGCGCTGGATCGACGCGCAGTGCGAGAAGCGGTACGACAAGCGCTTCCTCGAGTGCACCGAGGCCGAGCGCACGGCGGTGCTCGACGACATCGCGTGGCCGCAGAAGGCGAAGCCGGAGTTCCTGCACGGCGTCACGTTCTTCAACAGCTTCCGCGATCTGACGGCCGCGGGTTTCTGGTCCAGCAAGATGGGCGTGATCGACCTCGAGTACACGGGCAACACGATGATGCCGGAGTGGCCCGGCTGTCCGCCTGAGGCGCTGAAGAAGCTCGGGGTCGGCTAG